From Xylanibacter oryzae DSM 17970, a single genomic window includes:
- a CDS encoding lysylphosphatidylglycerol synthase transmembrane domain-containing protein, giving the protein MKALANNIIRIVLPLVLGGAILYWMYRGFDFRRIENVLLHDMNWTWMLLSFPFGISAQMFRGWRWKQTLEPIGEHPRNSTSVYSIFISYAASLIIPRSGEFARCGVLKRYDGVSFTKAIGTVVTERAIDSLLVLIVTGITLIMQLKVFATFFDRTGTSIDSLLKRFSITGYIVTAICGISAIILLHLLLRKLSFYDRVKRTLKDIWRGVVSVKNVKNIPLFIFYTFGIWGSYFLHYYLTFFCFDFTSNLGLECALVTFVVGSIAVIVPTPNGAGPWHFAVKTMLILYGVVDEKALYFVLIVHTIQTILVILIGIYGWVALSFTKRNIIDSLQEN; this is encoded by the coding sequence ATGAAGGCATTAGCAAATAACATAATAAGAATTGTTTTACCACTCGTTTTAGGAGGTGCCATACTGTACTGGATGTACCGTGGTTTCGACTTCAGACGTATTGAAAATGTGCTTTTGCATGATATGAACTGGACATGGATGTTACTTTCTTTTCCTTTCGGCATATCAGCACAGATGTTTCGCGGATGGAGATGGAAACAGACTTTGGAACCTATTGGAGAGCATCCGAGAAACAGCACAAGTGTTTACTCTATTTTTATATCTTATGCAGCCAGTCTTATCATACCAAGAAGTGGAGAATTTGCACGATGTGGTGTGCTTAAAAGATATGACGGAGTGTCGTTTACAAAAGCAATTGGAACAGTTGTAACAGAACGAGCAATAGATTCTCTTTTAGTGCTTATCGTCACTGGAATCACACTTATAATGCAATTAAAAGTATTTGCAACTTTTTTTGACAGGACAGGTACAAGCATAGATTCCTTACTTAAAAGATTTTCAATAACCGGCTATATTGTAACTGCAATATGTGGTATTTCAGCTATAATACTATTACATCTGCTACTACGCAAATTATCTTTTTACGATAGAGTAAAAAGAACATTAAAAGATATTTGGCGAGGAGTCGTTTCCGTAAAGAATGTAAAGAATATTCCATTATTTATATTTTACACGTTCGGTATATGGGGAAGCTACTTTTTACATTATTACCTTACATTCTTTTGCTTCGATTTCACTTCAAATCTAGGACTAGAATGTGCATTGGTAACATTTGTTGTTGGAAGCATTGCTGTAATTGTACCTACACCAAACGGCGCCGGGCCATGGCATTTTGCAGTAAAGACAATGCTTATTCTTTACGGAGTAGTTGATGAAAAGGCACTCTACTTCGTACTTATTGTGCATACCATACAGACAATACTAGTGATTCTTATCGGTATATACGGATGGGTAGCACTAAGTTTCACCAAAAGAAATATAATTGATTCATTACAAGAAAATTAA
- the udk gene encoding uridine kinase has protein sequence MTIIGIAGGTGSGKTTVVKKIVKALPPHYVAVVPLDSYYNDTSDMTEEERHAINFDHPDAFDWKLLIKQINDLKSGNAIEQPTYSYLDCNRLKETVHVEPKPVIIIEGIMTLLNKKLRDMMDMKIFVDTDSDERLIRNIQRDVVERGRTVDMVVDRYLKVLKPMHEQFIEPTKRYADLIIPQGGENLTGIDILCKYIEGIVPKD, from the coding sequence ATGACTATAATTGGAATAGCCGGGGGTACCGGTTCAGGTAAAACTACCGTTGTAAAAAAGATAGTAAAAGCATTGCCTCCACATTATGTGGCTGTTGTGCCTTTAGACTCTTATTATAATGACACTTCAGATATGACTGAAGAAGAACGTCATGCCATAAATTTTGACCACCCTGATGCATTTGACTGGAAGCTCCTTATCAAGCAGATTAATGATCTGAAAAGTGGCAACGCCATAGAACAACCAACATACTCATATCTGGATTGTAACAGACTGAAAGAAACAGTTCATGTTGAACCAAAACCGGTTATAATAATAGAAGGGATAATGACCTTGCTTAATAAGAAGTTGCGTGATATGATGGACATGAAGATATTCGTTGACACTGATTCTGATGAACGGCTGATACGTAATATTCAGCGTGATGTCGTAGAACGCGGACGTACCGTAGACATGGTGGTAGATAGATATCTAAAAGTATTAAAACCTATGCATGAGCAATTTATAGAACCAACTAAACGTTACGCAGACTTAATCATTCCGCAAGGAGGAGAAAACCTAACCGGTATAGATATCCTATGCAAATATATTGAGGGTATTGTTCCTAAAGACTGA
- the rsmA gene encoding 16S rRNA (adenine(1518)-N(6)/adenine(1519)-N(6))-dimethyltransferase RsmA: MKAVKPKKNLGQHFLTDLGIAKAIADTVDACPDIPILEVGPGMGVLTQYLVTKNRDVRVVEIDAESVAYLHENFPKLDDNIIGEDFLRMDLTNLFDGKQFVLTGNYPYDISSQIFFKMLENKNLIPCCTGMIQREVAQRIASAPGSKAFGILSVLIQAWYDVEYLFTVDENVFNPPPKVKSAVIRMTRNQVTDLGCDEVLFKRLVKTVFNQRRKMLRVSLRQMFPVTKPSEGFYEQDIMTQRPEQLSIQQFVTLTNSVNEELKKINS, from the coding sequence ATGAAAGCAGTCAAGCCAAAGAAAAATCTCGGTCAACATTTTCTTACCGATTTAGGTATAGCAAAGGCTATTGCCGATACAGTAGACGCATGTCCTGATATTCCTATATTGGAAGTAGGTCCGGGTATGGGAGTGCTTACACAATATCTGGTTACTAAGAACCGTGATGTGCGTGTTGTTGAAATTGATGCGGAGTCAGTTGCTTATCTACACGAAAACTTCCCGAAACTGGATGATAATATAATCGGTGAAGATTTCCTTCGCATGGACCTTACAAACCTGTTTGATGGTAAGCAGTTTGTTCTGACAGGCAATTATCCATATGATATATCATCACAAATATTTTTTAAAATGCTTGAGAATAAGAATCTTATTCCTTGTTGTACAGGCATGATACAGAGAGAGGTGGCACAGCGTATCGCATCGGCACCGGGTTCGAAAGCATTTGGTATTCTTAGTGTGTTGATACAGGCATGGTATGACGTAGAGTATCTTTTTACAGTAGACGAAAACGTGTTTAACCCTCCTCCAAAGGTTAAGAGCGCTGTAATAAGGATGACGCGTAATCAAGTTACAGACCTTGGCTGTGATGAGGTATTATTTAAACGACTTGTAAAAACTGTGTTTAACCAGCGTAGAAAGATGCTGCGTGTAAGTTTGAGGCAGATGTTCCCGGTAACGAAACCGTCAGAAGGTTTCTATGAACAAGATATAATGACTCAGCGTCCTGAACAATTATCCATTCAGCAGTTTGTAACGTTGACGAATAGTGTAAATGAGGAATTGAAAAAGATTAATTCTTAA
- a CDS encoding DUF4252 domain-containing protein, with product MKKLILVVFLVLAGMEAKAQVQTLDDVFNEFKSKPGVEYQVVNPKMLESMNLDQKAKKDLESIDSLQVLDLSKSDSLTNKKFEQVSRNFNFKGFETMVNSNDDGEMAKIYYRTKDKSIKELVIINIEKGGKGQLVRIFGNIDPSKIHDMMHSNK from the coding sequence ATGAAAAAATTAATTTTAGTTGTATTCCTAGTATTAGCTGGAATGGAAGCAAAGGCACAGGTACAGACATTAGATGATGTATTCAACGAATTTAAGTCAAAACCAGGTGTGGAATATCAGGTTGTGAACCCCAAAATGTTGGAATCTATGAATTTAGATCAAAAGGCAAAGAAAGACTTAGAGAGTATTGATTCTTTGCAAGTATTAGATTTGTCAAAAAGTGATTCGTTGACAAATAAAAAATTCGAGCAAGTTTCAAGAAATTTTAATTTTAAGGGCTTTGAGACAATGGTCAATAGTAATGATGATGGAGAAATGGCAAAAATTTATTATCGCACTAAAGATAAATCAATAAAAGAACTAGTTATTATTAATATCGAAAAAGGAGGAAAAGGTCAACTTGTCCGTATCTTTGGCAATATTGATCCGAGCAAAATCCATGATATGATGCACTCAAATAAGTAA
- a CDS encoding RNA polymerase sigma factor, with protein sequence MDASQFKRIFIPLSNNLYRIAIRLTCNIQSAEDLVQDTFLRLWTHRDNLPSDITPEGYAITTMRNLYYDTVRKRHLDESSKVAEEIHIPSDTDIIHQLEVLDASHRIRNLINSLPDRQLQVIIMKDVEGLDTNEIKALTGLTDINIRTTLSRARTTIRKQFKNILDHGCK encoded by the coding sequence ATGGACGCATCACAGTTTAAGCGGATATTCATCCCGTTAAGTAATAACTTATACAGAATAGCAATACGGCTAACATGTAATATCCAGTCTGCAGAAGATCTTGTTCAAGATACATTTCTAAGACTATGGACACATCGTGACAATTTGCCATCAGACATAACGCCAGAAGGATATGCTATAACGACGATGCGTAATCTTTATTATGATACAGTTCGTAAAAGGCATTTAGATGAAAGTAGTAAGGTGGCAGAAGAGATACATATACCATCTGATACGGATATTATTCACCAGCTAGAAGTCCTTGATGCAAGTCATCGTATCCGAAATTTAATAAACAGTTTGCCTGACAGACAACTGCAGGTAATCATTATGAAAGATGTCGAGGGACTTGATACAAATGAAATTAAGGCTCTTACAGGATTGACAGATATTAATATCAGAACAACACTAAGCAGAGCAAGAACAACAATAAGAAAACAATTTAAAAATATATTAGATCATGGATGTAAATGA
- a CDS encoding DUF4252 domain-containing protein: protein MKKILIIIVMVLSCSMIFAQDALFKKYSNTNGVSTVYISKALLGMMPKMNAGNKDVSKIAGKLDRLQVLSCERPSLVPSIKNNAIAYYNKYKYVEMMNLNEDGEITLIYGKSHGHGKNEFVLLSIEKDEINIVNIYGNVTLKDIKQIANQRN, encoded by the coding sequence ATGAAAAAAATACTTATTATAATAGTTATGGTGTTATCATGCAGCATGATATTTGCCCAGGATGCATTATTTAAAAAATATAGTAATACTAACGGTGTTTCTACTGTTTATATTTCAAAGGCATTGCTTGGTATGATGCCGAAAATGAATGCGGGAAATAAGGATGTAAGTAAGATTGCCGGAAAACTAGACCGTCTTCAAGTTCTTTCATGTGAGAGACCATCTCTGGTGCCAAGCATTAAGAACAACGCAATTGCCTATTACAATAAATATAAGTACGTTGAAATGATGAATCTAAATGAAGATGGAGAAATCACTCTCATATATGGGAAATCTCATGGTCATGGTAAAAATGAATTTGTATTGCTCTCTATAGAAAAAGATGAAATCAATATAGTTAATATATACGGGAATGTGACTCTAAAGGATATAAAACAGATTGCTAATCAACGGAACTAA
- a CDS encoding glycoside hydrolase family 43 protein, protein MKKYICSILLLLSVTVYGGNVFHNPVLWADVPDPDVIRVGSDYYMVSTTMHLMPGAPIMHSKDLVNWETVSYLFNKLTDSPKYDMKGGTVYGRGQWATSLKYYKGKFYALFAPNDSQGGNTYIYTTDKPEKGWTLHSRLPHFHDSSFLFDDDGKFYVFSGTGRLQELNSTLTGLKTGGVDMTVFKRDSTETGLLEGSRAIKHNGKYYLLMISWPYGKPRRQVCYRSDSITGPYEKKVILEDNFAGFPYAGQGTIVDDTKGNWYGVIFQDRGAVGRVLTLMPCRWIDGWPMLGDENGKIPAVMNIPVQGYKKMPLVVSDDFSSSKLKINWQWNHNPVDNSWSLTERRGFLRLKTSRVVDNIFAAPNTISQRMEGPQCSATVAIDITHMVNGDKAGFAAFNGNSGLLTISKNGSKTSLVMETAVVNLSDRDKKIESVDVSKEDSVELKVNKIYLRIDGDFRLGRDIATFYYSTDNKNWKSIGKEYKMQFDYRRLFMGTRYAIFNYATVSSGGYIDVDNFSYNKK, encoded by the coding sequence ATGAAAAAATATATTTGTTCAATATTGCTGTTGCTCAGTGTTACTGTTTATGGTGGTAATGTGTTTCATAATCCGGTTTTATGGGCTGATGTTCCAGATCCTGATGTGATACGTGTAGGCAGTGATTATTATATGGTAAGTACAACAATGCATCTTATGCCGGGGGCACCAATTATGCATTCAAAGGATTTGGTAAATTGGGAGACCGTAAGTTATTTATTCAATAAACTTACTGATTCACCTAAATATGATATGAAAGGTGGAACTGTTTATGGTCGTGGACAGTGGGCAACTTCTCTAAAGTATTATAAGGGAAAATTTTATGCTCTATTTGCTCCAAATGATTCGCAAGGTGGTAATACATATATATATACGACTGATAAACCAGAGAAAGGATGGACACTTCATTCCAGACTTCCTCATTTTCATGATTCTTCGTTTCTTTTTGATGACGATGGAAAATTCTATGTCTTTAGCGGTACAGGACGGTTGCAAGAGTTAAATTCTACACTCACAGGTCTTAAAACAGGAGGCGTGGATATGACAGTCTTCAAACGTGATAGTACTGAAACCGGATTACTGGAAGGCAGTAGAGCTATAAAGCATAATGGGAAATATTATTTATTGATGATATCTTGGCCATATGGAAAACCTCGTAGACAGGTTTGTTATCGTTCAGATAGTATTACCGGTCCATATGAGAAAAAAGTTATATTGGAAGATAATTTTGCAGGATTCCCTTATGCAGGTCAGGGTACTATTGTAGATGATACCAAAGGCAATTGGTATGGGGTGATTTTCCAGGACCGTGGTGCTGTTGGGCGTGTTCTTACTCTTATGCCTTGCAGATGGATTGATGGATGGCCTATGCTTGGTGACGAAAATGGCAAGATTCCGGCTGTTATGAATATACCTGTCCAAGGATATAAGAAAATGCCGCTTGTAGTAAGTGATGATTTTAGCAGCAGCAAACTAAAGATAAACTGGCAGTGGAATCATAACCCGGTGGATAATTCATGGTCTTTGACCGAACGTAGAGGATTTTTGAGACTCAAGACAAGTCGAGTCGTTGATAATATTTTTGCAGCTCCCAATACAATATCACAAAGAATGGAAGGACCTCAATGCAGTGCAACTGTTGCAATTGACATAACTCATATGGTGAATGGTGACAAAGCTGGTTTTGCTGCGTTCAATGGTAATTCAGGCTTACTTACAATTAGTAAGAATGGAAGTAAAACCAGTTTAGTAATGGAGACTGCTGTTGTTAATCTTTCTGATAGAGATAAAAAGATAGAAAGTGTTGACGTTTCAAAAGAGGATAGCGTAGAGTTGAAGGTTAATAAAATTTATCTTAGAATAGATGGAGACTTCCGACTTGGACGTGATATAGCTACATTCTACTACAGTACGGATAATAAAAACTGGAAAAGCATAGGTAAAGAATACAAGATGCAGTTTGATTATCGCCGTCTGTTTATGGGCACAAGATATGCCATTTTCAATTATGCCACCGTTTCATCTGGTGGATACATAGATGTAGATAATTTCTCATACAACAAGAAATAA
- a CDS encoding hybrid sensor histidine kinase/response regulator transcription factor, with product MKVKSILFIAVCMFSISIKAQTGLLFDTDKQLSSSLINSLCQDRNGRIWIGTHNGLNVYDGYQFHIFKKSNSNLAGNVVNCLMQDRKNNMYIGLNNALQLFHNDHFITIDTRDIHNHKISCYINCIYQTKKGDILIGTSGHGILKMQGEMKAKQIPIAGHNADYTKKMVEDSSGRIWIVTQDKGSGYINVGKNILHMIKGPEENSLNDICKDRTGNIYVSTINNGLYKLNRKNYSFEHISKSGNLPIASLHVDRNGNILIGSNGKGLYKYMPSNGTMKADLFYSNEVNMEHGKIYSILEDHSGNIWIGLLQKGVFMQPVQKSGFEFIGYKSIAGNPIGDACVMCTKFLKDGSLCVATDNNGLFILDRNKHLKKHFTPGIAGMPSTILGIAEDYKGRIWIASFMDGCGWIDRNNGSYHRLPCTHGRASSVFDVAIDKNNNLWVGTMGDGLKKINLKTNLITEYKKNGNVINDKDNSICNNYIAQMLLSKDNNRLYVGTSAGLCCLDLKTGSWKSIFGISCIFPDQAIAAISEDGKGNLWTGTPEVLYCINLHNRKIKKYTADNGLSDNSVSAIETDRKGNVWVSTSHGISCLTNSNGKIINYYAGYGLQGNEFSEGVSSTDSNGNIVFGGMGGIAVFNPSKIQMYRTKLPIYISNFRIGGEYVTAGMKSGSYTITDSSVMNTNTFELNHMDNSFTIGLSTMTYDKRITYLYSMNGEKWTKLQQGSNEITFSHLSPGTYNFRVKAMDGYTESKVKEFTVIINPAWYFSIWAKMFYGLIVIFIILWYKNMLRRKGQDKLRLQEHIHAEEMSEAKLRFFMNISHEIRTPMTLIVAPLLSLMKEDGDAHRHEAYVTIKRNAERILHLINQMMDLRKIDKGLMTMRMKETDIISFTNEIYTLFEQQAKTKKISFNFIHKDENINIWIDRGNFDKVLMNVLSNAFKFTHTGGKVSIIINHDDKNVSISVSDDGERIPESKLNKIFERFYQTTSITNDRQAGTGIGLDLTRSLVELHHGTITAQNNADGNGCTFIVSIPLGNAHLKPEEMIYDDNNQDSVLYGIDNFEETEEVRPVEMPTKTTFNKKRPTIIIAEDDMEIRSYLNSELCNEYKIIECADGKEAHTAILRDIPDMVISDIMMPEMDGNTLCTKIKSNVNTNHIPVILLTAKNRDEDRLEGLETGADAYIVKPFNMDILRRTIINLLNARNMLKNKFTGKEGESKVDEVHMKSPDERLLEKVMSVINNNLDSSELSVDMIAENVGISRVHLHRKMKELTNQTPHDLIRNLRMKQAANLLASQHHNVTEVMYACGFSNTASFSTMFKNMYGMSPREYMKEHLQMNGDA from the coding sequence ATGAAGGTAAAATCGATACTATTTATTGCTGTCTGTATGTTTTCAATTTCCATTAAAGCGCAGACAGGTTTATTATTCGACACAGACAAACAGCTGTCAAGTAGTCTCATCAATTCACTCTGCCAAGATCGTAACGGACGTATATGGATAGGTACTCATAATGGCCTAAACGTATACGACGGCTATCAATTTCACATATTCAAGAAAAGTAACAGTAATCTAGCTGGTAATGTTGTCAATTGCCTAATGCAGGACCGTAAAAACAATATGTACATCGGACTTAACAATGCATTACAGCTATTCCACAATGATCATTTTATTACAATAGACACTAGAGATATCCATAACCATAAGATATCATGCTACATAAATTGCATTTATCAAACAAAAAAAGGAGATATCCTTATAGGAACTTCAGGGCACGGCATTCTAAAAATGCAAGGCGAAATGAAAGCCAAACAAATACCAATAGCCGGTCATAATGCTGATTATACCAAGAAAATGGTTGAAGATTCATCTGGACGCATATGGATAGTTACACAAGATAAAGGCTCTGGCTACATAAATGTAGGGAAAAATATTCTTCATATGATAAAAGGACCAGAAGAAAATTCGTTAAACGATATTTGCAAAGACAGAACTGGTAATATATATGTATCAACTATAAACAATGGTTTATATAAGCTAAACCGTAAAAATTATTCGTTCGAACATATCTCTAAATCTGGAAATCTTCCAATTGCATCTCTACATGTAGACAGAAATGGCAATATACTCATTGGTAGCAACGGAAAAGGGCTATACAAATATATGCCTTCTAACGGAACCATGAAAGCAGACTTGTTCTATAGCAATGAGGTAAATATGGAACATGGTAAAATATACTCTATACTAGAGGATCATTCAGGTAATATTTGGATAGGGCTTCTACAAAAAGGCGTTTTCATGCAACCTGTACAAAAATCAGGATTCGAATTCATTGGATATAAGTCAATCGCAGGAAATCCAATTGGAGATGCGTGCGTAATGTGTACCAAATTTCTTAAAGATGGTTCATTATGTGTAGCTACAGATAATAATGGGCTGTTCATACTTGATAGAAACAAACATTTGAAAAAACATTTTACACCAGGCATCGCCGGAATGCCATCTACAATTCTAGGCATTGCGGAAGATTATAAAGGGAGAATATGGATAGCTTCGTTTATGGACGGATGTGGATGGATAGACAGAAATAACGGTTCGTATCATCGCCTTCCATGTACCCATGGTAGAGCGTCAAGTGTATTTGACGTGGCTATAGATAAGAACAACAACTTATGGGTAGGCACAATGGGCGATGGACTAAAAAAAATCAATCTTAAGACTAATTTAATTACAGAATACAAAAAGAATGGTAATGTAATTAATGACAAGGATAATTCTATCTGTAACAACTATATAGCACAGATGTTGCTATCAAAAGACAATAACAGACTTTATGTAGGTACAAGCGCTGGATTATGTTGTCTTGATCTTAAGACAGGCAGTTGGAAAAGCATATTCGGCATTTCATGTATTTTTCCAGATCAAGCTATAGCAGCTATTAGCGAAGATGGTAAAGGAAACCTATGGACAGGAACGCCAGAGGTATTGTACTGCATCAATCTACATAATCGAAAGATCAAAAAGTATACTGCCGACAATGGACTATCAGACAACAGTGTATCAGCTATAGAAACAGACCGGAAAGGAAATGTTTGGGTTAGTACTAGTCACGGTATAAGTTGCCTTACAAATTCTAATGGTAAAATAATTAATTATTATGCTGGATACGGGCTACAAGGAAATGAATTCTCAGAGGGAGTGTCATCAACTGATAGCAATGGCAATATTGTATTTGGCGGTATGGGAGGTATTGCAGTTTTCAATCCATCCAAAATTCAGATGTATAGAACAAAATTACCTATATATATATCTAATTTTAGAATTGGAGGTGAGTATGTTACAGCTGGCATGAAATCAGGTAGTTACACCATCACAGACTCGAGTGTTATGAATACAAATACATTCGAGCTAAATCACATGGACAATTCTTTCACTATTGGTCTTTCAACGATGACTTACGATAAGCGCATCACTTATTTATACAGTATGAACGGTGAGAAATGGACAAAGTTGCAGCAAGGTTCTAACGAGATTACATTCAGTCATCTATCTCCAGGTACATACAATTTTAGGGTTAAAGCCATGGACGGATATACAGAATCAAAAGTAAAAGAATTTACTGTAATAATAAATCCTGCATGGTACTTCTCTATTTGGGCTAAGATGTTCTACGGCCTGATAGTAATATTTATAATACTTTGGTATAAAAATATGTTACGCCGTAAGGGACAAGATAAATTACGCCTACAAGAGCACATACATGCAGAAGAGATGAGCGAGGCAAAGCTACGCTTTTTCATGAATATCAGTCATGAAATACGTACACCAATGACACTTATCGTAGCCCCACTACTATCTCTGATGAAAGAAGATGGAGATGCACACCGTCATGAGGCTTATGTTACAATAAAACGAAATGCAGAACGTATTCTGCATCTTATAAACCAGATGATGGACTTAAGGAAAATAGACAAAGGACTTATGACCATGAGAATGAAAGAAACTGATATTATATCTTTCACTAACGAGATTTATACCTTATTTGAGCAACAAGCCAAAACAAAAAAGATATCATTCAATTTTATACACAAAGATGAGAATATTAATATATGGATAGATCGTGGAAATTTCGACAAAGTCCTTATGAATGTACTCTCAAACGCATTTAAGTTTACTCATACAGGTGGAAAGGTTTCAATTATAATTAATCATGACGACAAAAATGTAAGCATATCCGTAAGTGATGATGGAGAAAGAATACCAGAAAGCAAACTTAACAAAATATTCGAGCGTTTCTATCAGACGACATCAATTACGAACGACAGGCAAGCTGGTACTGGCATAGGACTTGACCTAACACGTTCTCTAGTTGAATTACATCACGGTACTATAACAGCACAAAACAATGCAGACGGCAATGGTTGTACCTTTATTGTTTCGATACCATTAGGTAATGCCCATCTCAAACCAGAAGAGATGATATATGACGACAACAACCAAGACTCTGTACTTTACGGAATAGATAATTTTGAAGAAACCGAAGAGGTACGTCCTGTAGAAATGCCAACGAAGACAACATTCAATAAAAAGAGGCCAACTATAATCATAGCAGAAGATGATATGGAAATACGTTCATATCTTAACAGCGAGCTATGTAATGAATATAAGATTATTGAATGTGCTGATGGTAAAGAAGCACATACTGCAATACTTAGAGACATTCCAGATATGGTAATAAGTGACATCATGATGCCCGAAATGGACGGTAACACTCTATGCACAAAAATAAAGAGCAACGTTAATACTAATCATATACCAGTAATACTACTTACTGCTAAAAATAGAGATGAAGACAGGCTTGAAGGTCTTGAGACTGGTGCTGACGCATATATTGTAAAGCCATTTAATATGGATATTTTGCGTAGGACTATAATAAATTTGCTTAACGCACGAAATATGCTAAAAAACAAATTTACAGGCAAAGAAGGTGAAAGTAAAGTCGATGAGGTACACATGAAATCTCCTGATGAAAGACTTCTCGAAAAGGTTATGTCTGTAATCAACAACAATCTTGACAGTTCTGAATTAAGTGTTGACATGATAGCCGAAAATGTAGGTATAAGCCGTGTGCATTTACATCGTAAGATGAAAGAGCTAACCAATCAGACTCCACATGACTTAATACGCAACTTAAGAATGAAACAAGCTGCTAATCTCTTAGCAAGTCAGCATCATAATGTTACAGAAGTAATGTATGCTTGTGGTTTCAGCAATACAGCATCATTCTCTACTATGTTTAAGAATATGTACGGTATGTCGCCACGTGAATACATGAAAGAGCATCTCCAAATGAATGGAGATGCCTAA